TTACAATGACATGTCAAAAAAGAGGATGAACTGGCCTAAAAGCATTTATGTTGGAGATCATGTCTGGTTTGGTCAAAACGCAATGATTTTTAAAGGATCCAAAATAGGCTCAGGTTCTATAATAGGTGCCAATTCAGTTGTTTCAAACAAAAGGATTCCTTCAAATACAACTTACGCCGGTGCGCCTTTAAGATTAATTCATGAAAATACCTTCTGGACTCCGCATTCTGTTCATGGGTGGAATAATGAGGAAATCGAAAAAATGTCTGAGTCCGATTCAGATTTGTTCAGCTATTCTCCTGATGAAAACACATTGGATTTTGATGAAATTGAAAGTATCTTAAATAGTTCTAATCAAGACGACGCAGTTGAATATGTGTCAATGTTTTTATTTGCGGGCAAAAATCGTTTTTGTCTAAAATAATATTTATAGGAAGTTTTAATTATGAAAGCAGTTATCCCAGCGGCAGGTTTAGGTACAAGATTACTGCCTGCCACCAAAGCACAACCAAAGGAAATGTTGCCGGTTTATTACAAACCCACAATCCATTATGCTGTTGAAGAGGCAGTAAATTCTGGAATTGATGATATTTTAATCATAACTGGTAGAAATAAACGGTCAATTGAAGATTATTTTGACAAATCATACGAACTTGAATATACTCTGCAAAAGGCAGGAAAAGACCGTGACCTTAAAAAGGTTAGAAAAATCACAGATCTGGCAGATATATGTTATGTCAGACAGAAAAACCTTAAAGGTCTGGGTGATGCAGTTTCATGCGCTGAGCGACACATTGGAGGTGAACCGTTCGCAGTTCTTTTGGGAGATTCCATTACACGGTCTAAAACTCCTTTAACAAAACAGCTGATTGATGTTTTCAACAAATACGAAAAATCTGCAATTGCAATCCGAGAAGTTTCACAGGACAGACTAAACAGGCACGGAATTGTGGATGGGCCTAAAATCAGTGATAACGTTTATAAAATTAACAATCTGGTTGAAAAGCCTGAAATCAGCAAAGCTCCGTCAAATCTTGCAATTGTCGGAAGATATGTTCTAACACCAGATATTTTTGATAAGATTTCACAAACTGAATCTGGATTTAATGGTGAAATTCAGCTGACTGATGCTTTATCAAAACTTGATGAAGTTTACGGTGTCAAATTTGACGGTAAAGTCTTCAACATTGAAACCCGTCTTGAATGGCTTAAATCATCAATTGATTTTGCAATGTATGA
Above is a genomic segment from uncultured Methanobrevibacter sp. containing:
- the galU gene encoding UTP--glucose-1-phosphate uridylyltransferase GalU, which translates into the protein MKAVIPAAGLGTRLLPATKAQPKEMLPVYYKPTIHYAVEEAVNSGIDDILIITGRNKRSIEDYFDKSYELEYTLQKAGKDRDLKKVRKITDLADICYVRQKNLKGLGDAVSCAERHIGGEPFAVLLGDSITRSKTPLTKQLIDVFNKYEKSAIAIREVSQDRLNRHGIVDGPKISDNVYKINNLVEKPEISKAPSNLAIVGRYVLTPDIFDKISQTESGFNGEIQLTDALSKLDEVYGVKFDGKVFNIETRLEWLKSSIDFAMYDDEFKDDLIDYMKTFI